TATAATGGTTTCAGTTTATTTTACGGACGGTAAGAATTTTTATAGCAGAGAAGAGGAAAAAATCATGGGAGAAAAATTAATCAAAAACGTAGAGCACAGAAAAGCATTTTGTCTGAAAGATCTTGTAGACTATGAAGCAGGAAAAGTAGCAAGCATGACACTTGCACAGCAGCCGGGTGTAGGCATGACAGTATTTGCATTTGATGCAGGTGAGGGTATCAGTGCACACGCAGCAGGCGGGGATGCGATGGTTCAGATCTTAGAGGGTAAAGCAGAGATCACGATCGACGGAGTGCCAAATATCGTAAAAGAAGGCGAGTCCATTATTATGCCAAAAGGTATTTCCCATGCGCTTAAGGCTGTGACACGTTTTAAAATGCTTCTTACAGTGGCTTTTTAGTGATTGTCAGGCAGCGCATTTAAAAAATCAGGAAAAATAAGACAGATGAACCGCCGCAGCAGGATATACTTATCTGGCCGGCGGAAAACAAAGATATGAAAAACCGTGCGGATTAAAATTACCGCACGGTTTTTTGGGATTAAATATTAATTTGTATATAGTTCATACGGATTTACAGTTTAAACTGTTTCATATCTGCAGAGAGCTTTGAAATATCATCAGCCAAAGCGGACACAAGCTCGGAAGATTGCCGAACAGCGGCATCCAGTTCCGTTGCCATAGCAGAAGTCTCTTCTGTGGAGGATGCATTGTCGGTTGCAAGCTGTGTCAAGGTATCGATACTCTCTGTGACAAGCTCACGCTGAGAATTGACATTCTGGATCTTTCCGGTAATGGTCTGGATGGACGCCATACAGGAATCAAGAGCACCTTTTAAGTCTTCAAACATCTGCTGTGTACTTTCAAGAGCTGCAACCTGTTCGTCGGAAGCCTCACTCATTTTCTTCATCAGTTCCATGGACTTTTCAGAATTCTGGCTCAGCTCACTGATGATGTTGTTGATTTCGCTGACAGTCTGTGCTGACTGGGTAGCAAGTCCGCCGATCTCCTCGGCGACAACTGCGAATCCACGTCCGGCTTCACCGGCTCTTGCTGCCTCAATGGAAGCGTTTAAAGAAAGCAGGTTGGTCTGGGATGCGATTTCGCTGATTAAGGTAGCTGCCTGACTGATCTTGTTGACAGAATCATTGGTCTGTGCTGTCTGGTTGTACATGGAATCAATATCAGTCTTGGTTGTAGAATTGACATCAATCAGTCTGTGTAAAGTTTCCATGGACTTATTGGAACGATCCTGCATCAGCTGTGCATTCTGATCAAGAGATTCCATTTCTGAGGAAGTATCTGCGATGCCATCGGCAATTTCAGCAATATTTTCAGAGGCACTTGAAGTTGATGCTGCCTGAGAGTTACTGTTTTGGGCAATTTCATTGATTGCAGCCGAAACGTTCTGGATAGATTCGTTCATGCTGTCGAAATTCTTTTTGAAATCCGAAACGGCAGACTGTAAATGAGAGGAAACCCCGTCAATGTTAGAGATAAGTCCAACGACTTCCTGCTGTGCAAGATCAAGCGCACCGGCTGTTTTACCAAGCTCATTTTTACTTGAAACACTGACTCCGGTAGTCAGATCTCCGGTTGACATTCTGTTTGCAAAATTCTGAATTTCAATCAAAGGTTTGCAGATGGTATTACCGAAAATACGGGATGCAATGAATGCGGCAACTGCAATAACCAGAGCGATGATGATCAGGACTGTGATCATAGTCTGATATTTTTCGTGAACTTCATTTTTTGCAATATCCATTTCGGCATCCATATCGTCTACATAGTTACCGGTGGAAACAACCCAGTTCCATGGAGTAAAAATCTGAGAGTATGCAATCTTTGGGGCAACAGTAACACCGTCTGCTTTGGTAAAGTAAAACTCGTTGAAGCCGCCGCCGTCGGAACCGGTAGAAACTTTCATGATCTCCTGAATGATCTTGATACCATTCTGGTCAGTTAGATCATAACGGTTATTTCCCTCCTGTTCGGTTAAAATCGGATGCATAACGAGGTTGTAGTCGGTGTCATCAATCCAGAAATATCCGCTTCCATCATCTCTGTAACGCATGTTGCGGACGATTTCTACTGCTTCTTTTTTTGCTTCATCTTCGGTCAGACCACCGTTTTGGAATTTGTCATATTCTGCCTGTAAAATGGCGATGACAGACTGTACCTGACTTTTGATCTCGGTATTGTACCCGTCTAACATGGCATTTTCATAGTTCTTATTTGCCATGGAGGTCATGGTGCTGATATTTGCGATAGAAATACTACCGATGACTACAGCAGATACGAGGACGAACAGAAGACACATTATTGTCAGTGAATTTTTAACACTTTTGCTTTTCATGGATATCAAGCTCCCTTTCCTAAGATTAATTACACTTATTTTACTATTTTTTGACAAAAAATGGTAGACATAAATTGCAAAAAATATGGTACTTTAGAAGCAAAATTATGAGAAATGGAGAAAAAGTGTAAAAAAAAGAAACACGAATATAAAATAAATCGTGTTTCCGTTTTGAAGAGCGGAGACGGAGGGATTCGAACCCTCGTGCCCCGGAGGGCTAACGCATTTCGAGTGCGCCCCGTTATGACCACTTCGATACGTCTCCAGATATGTTTTTGCAAATACTTGATTAGTATATCATATTTTGCATGATTTGCAAGAGAAAAGTGGTTGTTGTAAATATGGGGCGTATATGCTAGTATGTTAAGAGTTTCATAGAGAAGATAATTGGTGCCGGTCGTTTTTGAAATAGAATGTGTGCAGAGTGGGTAGTTTATTGCCAAAAGCATGTGGCTGTATGCAAAAGATGCCGTATTTTTAAATCAGGAACAGGCCGGTTA
The Roseburia rectibacter DNA segment above includes these coding regions:
- a CDS encoding cupin domain-containing protein codes for the protein MGEKLIKNVEHRKAFCLKDLVDYEAGKVASMTLAQQPGVGMTVFAFDAGEGISAHAAGGDAMVQILEGKAEITIDGVPNIVKEGESIIMPKGISHALKAVTRFKMLLTVAF
- a CDS encoding methyl-accepting chemotaxis protein, with the protein product MKSKSVKNSLTIMCLLFVLVSAVVIGSISIANISTMTSMANKNYENAMLDGYNTEIKSQVQSVIAILQAEYDKFQNGGLTEDEAKKEAVEIVRNMRYRDDGSGYFWIDDTDYNLVMHPILTEQEGNNRYDLTDQNGIKIIQEIMKVSTGSDGGGFNEFYFTKADGVTVAPKIAYSQIFTPWNWVVSTGNYVDDMDAEMDIAKNEVHEKYQTMITVLIIIALVIAVAAFIASRIFGNTICKPLIEIQNFANRMSTGDLTTGVSVSSKNELGKTAGALDLAQQEVVGLISNIDGVSSHLQSAVSDFKKNFDSMNESIQNVSAAINEIAQNSNSQAASTSSASENIAEIADGIADTSSEMESLDQNAQLMQDRSNKSMETLHRLIDVNSTTKTDIDSMYNQTAQTNDSVNKISQAATLISEIASQTNLLSLNASIEAARAGEAGRGFAVVAEEIGGLATQSAQTVSEINNIISELSQNSEKSMELMKKMSEASDEQVAALESTQQMFEDLKGALDSCMASIQTITGKIQNVNSQRELVTESIDTLTQLATDNASSTEETSAMATELDAAVRQSSELVSALADDISKLSADMKQFKL